Genomic segment of Panicum virgatum strain AP13 chromosome 9N, P.virgatum_v5, whole genome shotgun sequence:
CAATATATCCAATGAGATCCTAGAATATTGTATTTAGTCATCTAGGCAGATCAGATGTCATGGGCAGTCAGGTCTTATGGGCCGGCTGGTCAGGCCTATTAGGGTTAGGTTTAGGGATCAGATTAGATCTTACTTAGGGGTCAAGGAACCCTCTCTATATAAAGAGAGGAGATATGTCATTTAAGGCAGGCAAGAATTATGAGAAATCAGTCTAGTCCCAATCCCCAATTCGTCTCCCCAATCTAGATCCAATCCCATCCTAATCAGCCGTCGCCGTCCGGCTATCTTCCCGGCGGATGTCTACCCCGTTATGAACTAGGTTCATAACAACTGGTATCAGATTGCTCGGGTTCCCCTTCCATGGCCATCATGGAATCCCTGCAGAAGGCGATTGAAGACATGAACACCATGATGACCAAGATGAACTCCACCCTGGAGACCCTGGCGCCGCTGGCCCCAAGCGCCGCTGACCTAGCGGCCCTGCCGGGCAAGGTCGCAGATCTGCTGAAGACGATGAATGACGCCGGCAACCGTCTTCAATATGTTGGTGTCGCTGTTCAGCGTCTAGGAGCAGGAGAAAGCTCGTCTGGGTCTAgcgtgcagccgccgccgccgccgtccttccGCGTCCGTGTGGGGCGACTACACCTCCGCTTCGTCAGATGGAAGGCACCGTCAGCTAGGCGTTTGTGGCCACGAGCCGGCCGCCCATGGCGCCGGCCGCAACAAGGTCGCCTCCGCAGTCCGCTGCCTGCAAGCGCGCGATGTAGGTCGATgcgaggccgccgccaccgatggCCGCTGCGGGGTCGCCTCCGCTGGCAGCCATGGAGGGCTTCTTCGAGTCACCGTGTGCCGCCACCCTTCTACTCCGTCTTGCAGGTTTCCACTGCATGTCCTCGGCCGCAGATTGCGGCAATGAACGGGGTGACGGAGCATGCCTTCCCCGTGGGGATAGACACGGAATTGGGCTTGTGGTGGGCCAAAAAAGCTGCTGATTGGCCAGTGGGCTGTCACATAATTCATGACACAGCAGTTCATAACATCAGATCAGATAAACAAACTACATGGTCTAGGGTGCACAAAGACCAGGTTCAGGAAAAGCTTTTGCAGCGACTGCTGATGGCTGCATGATGGAGATTCTAATCCAAAAGAAACAACAATTAGAAAGAGAGCAACCCAGATCACACCACCACCGATTAAACAGTATTTTATTACAACCACGGCAGTCACCTTTTTCCATGCCAATAATACACCTCCTCTGAGTCCTCCCTTTTCAGCACATAAACACACCGCCCAGACCGCCATCATGACTAACCAAGTTTAGACCCTAATCAACATTTCTTCTGCCCCTCACAAGAGAGCTCCAGAGCTCGAAGGGGGAAGGAGAAAGAAGCCACCATGGGGAGAGCTCCATGCTGTGACAAAGCTAGCGTGAAGAAGGGCCCGTGGTCGCCGGAGGAGGATGCCAAGCTCAAGTCCTACATCGAGCAGAATGGCACTGGCGGCAACTGGATAGCCCTGCCGCAGAAGATAGGTATGTGCCCAATACGATTGGCATACGCTACTCAGCAGAAGTAGAAGAGAAGGCTAATCAATTGCGCGTGCTTGTGTGCCTGGGGCTTGTGCAGGGCTGAAGAGGTGTGGCAAGAGCTGCCGCCTTCGGTGGTTGAACTACCTCCGGCCAAACATCAAGCACGGAGGATTCTCAGAGGAGGAGGACAGGATAATCCTTAGCCTCTACATCAGCATCGGCAGCAGGTACAAGTTCAGTAGAGGTCTAACCGGCCTAGTGTCTTCTCTTTGATCAAATTGACCATAGAATTAGCTGCAATCTGGTAGGCAAGCACATGGGTACGGTAGAATCTATGATCTGACCAGACCATGCATGCTGCGGTCTTAGGTGGTCGATAATAGCGGCGCAGCTGCCGGGAAGGACAGATAATGACATAAAGAATTACTGGAACACGAGGCTCAAGAAGAAGCTCTTCGGCAAGCAGTCCCGCAAGGATCagagacagcagcagcagcagttcaTGCGCCAGGCCACATCAAGTGATGGGATGAAGCAAGAAGCAGAGACCGGGGATGTAAACGGAAGCAGCGGCCTGCCGGCCATCAATTACAACTGGCACCAGCAAACCATTGTTGGGCCAGTGCCAGGTATGATGATGGAAGGCCATCGCATACGAGACGAGGTAGATGAGTCGATCCGGAAGCTTCTTTACAAATTAGGAGGACCAGGCCCTTTTGCGACTCTTCAGGTTCCGCAGTGCGTTCCTCCAATGTGCGAGGGAAGTCCAAGCATCATGCTGCCATCATGCACGGTAGACACCACCTCCCTTAACGAAGGGGGCATGCAAGGTTCCAGCACATTGCCAGCGCTGGAACTGGATCAGAGCTTCCACTTCAATCAGGTCAAGCTGGATAGTCTAGATTGTTTCTTTGGCATGGGTACTGATCAGAGCATGAGGTGGAGTGAGGTGAGCCCATTGGTTTGCCCTAATAATACTGTGGCTTCTAGCTCGCAAGGGTTGCAGCCGTACTGTCATGTTGACGAACCGGCAAACCTTGGGATGAAGTAGTCACTGGTTTATGTTTTCATGTACATGCATGATTGTGATGTAAATTTGTACTATCATTCATTGGGAATGGTGAAGATGAGAGTTTCTTTGAGTTAACAGCAATAGGGTCTTCTCACCACTCCTAAATGAGAGAGATGCCTGATTTTCAGGTGTCTTTTGAGTTTCTTGAAATGGCAGTTTCCTCTACTCAGCTTGCTCTTACAGAAATATTTACAGTTTTGGTTTGTACCGATTGCATTGTTCTGTTAGTTATCTGGTTTGAATCCAGTAGTTGCACCCAGTGCTGACCCTGACCTAGAGGCTAGAATTATAGTCTGTCACTAACGCCATAGGAATAGTTTATTTAAACAATCTATAAGGTTTGCCTAATTTTGGTAGAGAAGACATGGCCTGGACATCACTAGAATCCACAAGATCTGCACTTCATGTGATATGAAGTAATAGGGGACGTAGACAAATCGAATCCTACTATCCCAATTTTTTTCAAATGCCAATGTAGGAGGAAATTGCTGCTTAGAGCCTGCAGCCTTAGATTTACAAGGGTTTTGCATGCATGATAAATATGGACAGAAATCACTTAGACCCT
This window contains:
- the LOC120689949 gene encoding transcription factor RAX2-like, giving the protein MGRAPCCDKASVKKGPWSPEEDAKLKSYIEQNGTGGNWIALPQKIGLKRCGKSCRLRWLNYLRPNIKHGGFSEEEDRIILSLYISIGSRWSIIAAQLPGRTDNDIKNYWNTRLKKKLFGKQSRKDQRQQQQQFMRQATSSDGMKQEAETGDVNGSSGLPAINYNWHQQTIVGPVPGMMMEGHRIRDEVDESIRKLLYKLGGPGPFATLQVPQCVPPMCEGSPSIMLPSCTVDTTSLNEGGMQGSSTLPALELDQSFHFNQVKLDSLDCFFGMGTDQSMRWSEVSPLVCPNNTVASSSQGLQPYCHVDEPANLGMK